Within the Chiloscyllium plagiosum isolate BGI_BamShark_2017 chromosome 31, ASM401019v2, whole genome shotgun sequence genome, the region CTGGCAGGTGAGTACTGTTGGCTGAGGAACTGTGATTGCGCCTGTGTTTGGACACTGAGACATGGTCAAGACAGTGAAATGCAGTCTCAGAGATCAATCAACTCAgactcaaaaaaaaattgagaatgtCAGGGTAGATTAATGAAAAATCTGTGGGATCTCTCTGGATTTCACTTGCTATTTGATTGGTTCTGTGGGGGGCTTTAAACACAATTTGTCTGTTCATCCATGTTTATTTTATGTTCCTTCTGGATGTTGGAGTACAAGTTGTACTTGGAGTGGATTATTTTACTTTTGTAAtcttgtaaagtttttttttctttgtgctAAGCTGTGGAATCTTGTGACTTTTTTTATCATTCTAAATGTCTGGGATTTCAAACATACCTTAAGCAAAAGAAGTTAGGAATCCTAACTGGTCATAAGAAAATATGGCTGTCTCAAGTGGGAATGTTGCATGGCTGTTGTAGTGTCCCCATCTctgaccaggaggcctgggttcaaatcccatctgtcccagaaatgttcatgacacatctgaacaggttgattaaaaaatatctgtAACAATTTTAGAAGGTtatgagggaaggaaactgaaggaGAATTTTTGTGGATAACTCTCAAAAGCATGATGTTCCAAATGTGCCTCATTCAGTTGCGTAAaattccacaattctgtgacATTTGTGTCACCAATTTTGCATTGATTGCAAATGTAAGAGTACATTTAATTGTTTTTAAGAATTATAACCATAAGTTCCTTAAAATTTTTAATGCCAATGTTTATGCTGTTAAATAatcaaatatttcaatgttttgcTGTGCTTTACCTCAGTAACGAGACTTCACAATTCTAGTTAACAATGTCAAAGTGCAATTTTCTAAAGGTTTGTACCACCAAATTTACTGTATTTTAAAATGATTCAGAATcacaataaaattattttatttggatTTTTAACCATAGATAGGAATCTGTAGCAAgtaacctcctgactccccaaagcctgtgcaccACCAACAAGACACAAGTGAGGAGTATATGGAATTCTGCTCATTTGCCATGATGGATGTATCTCCTCTAAAGCAGctggacagcatccaggacaaagaaaccaatccaccaccttaaacattcactcattTCAGCACTGATGCATCACAGAagtaatgtgtaccatctacaaggtgcaggGTAGCAACTTGCCAAGGTTCCTCTGACAGCATATTCCAAACCTGCAAACTTAAATGATAAGGaccacagatacatgggaacaccacacctgAAAAATatcattctgatttggaactgtAATGCTGTTCCCTCACTGTCATAGGattaaaatcctagaactctcttcctaacaatACTGTGGGTTTCCCTGCACCACATGTGCTGCAGCAATTTCAGaatgccaccaccttctccagtgtaattaggggtgggcaataaatgcaggcctcaCCAGCTGCATCCACATTcatatgaatgaattttaaaaattattaatcaAGTGCTTGGTCTCTTGTCCAAATCTCTTGATGCTTACAGAGATACAAAAGTGCTAACAAACTAATATTCAAACCAATATTTCCACTACTTTGAACCAGAGGTCAACTTGTTACTTTAGTAGAGGTATTGTTAAATTTAAAGTAACCATAATGAATTTAGTAAGCATTGTTTGCCAGCACAGTAATCACATTTAGTGATTTTGTGAGACTGCATTGGATCAGCTTTTCTGAGAAGTGGCAATCACAATCAAATTGCAACTTCATTCGTCTTTCTTATGTTAATACTGAGGATCTGCATTTCTAGCCAGGAGTTCCGATCCCAGCTCCTAAGGAGCAATTTCTGTGTAGGTAGTATTTCCCTGGAGGGTAGTATAGTTGGCGGGGGGACTCAAACCACACTCCATTTTACAGCAGCTAGTGACTTGAAAAAAATGTGGATTGATTTGGAAGAGTCggcatggatttttttaaaaggaaaagttGTATTTATCTGACTGGCTGGCATTTTTTTTGTAAAGACTGATGCTAAACATTTAGCACGCAAAGTTTTAACATTTTGACAAAGCTCAGATGCAATCTATTCTTTCAAATGAATACATCATGACTCCTTGAATAACTCCATAATTATAATATTTTGGTAGTTATTTCCCTTAAATCTTCCAATTTTAAACCACGGCTCTATCTCACTTGAGGAATTTATACAGACGTGTAGCTTTATTTCTGCTTGAAGCCCACTGATGGTTCTTTAATGGTTATTCTTCAGCTCTGAACCTTGAAAAGAGAAAATTCCAATGCGTACGGCTGAGGAAATTCAAAAATGGATTTTATTTTCTAAAAGTGAACAGAAAATTTTACACAATGTTCCTGACTTTGTAGAACATTGCAAATTCTATATAATGCAAAATTCCTGTGCAAAATTTAAGAACGTATACTGTACCATAGGATGTCCTACTGCTGTCACTAATCATTTTGACATCAGCTTCCACAGAGGTAGCAACAAGAAGAAAAATCCCATGATAGCATTTTTCAGTTCCTGTCCTAAATGAGTGTGTCACAAGCTGAAAGTTTGCCCTGGCTTATATTTGCCAACTTGGaccacggaggctcagtggttagcactgctgcctcacagcaccagggaccagggtttgattccagcatcgggcggtgtgaagtttgcacattttccctgtaccTTCATGGGTTTTCTCTTGGTGCtgcggtttgctcccacaatctaaagatgtgcaggtcaggtgaattggccatgctaaattgcccatagtgttcagggatgtataggttgggTGCATCAGTTAGAAGTAAATGTAGAgtggtatgggaatgggtctgggtgggatgtttcttggagggtcggtgtggacttgttgggccaaatggcatgtttccacactgtcaggattgtATGATTTTGTATGATTCTACGGACCAGGAATTGCACCTGACCCCTTTCACACTAAATCCTTCATTTTTTCAAACCACACCATCCACTGTATCACAAATAAAATGGAAACCAAGTCAGAAAATGTTGCATAAACACAGTGGATCTGGCAACACCtgggagagataaacagagttaatgtttcaagtttgttATGACGTCTTCAGAAACCAGATaaaatgaggaagggtcaccagacacaaaatgttaattctgatttctcttcacaggtactgccagacctgctgggcttttccagcaacttctgtttttatgttgTGTACAATGAAACTGCTGTGGTTACTCAAAAAATATTTGATAACCTTCTACAGTGAAACACCACAGAAATGAATATGACCATTGCAGAATTAGTGACAGGAGTCTGGTAACATTCACCCCCAACTGCGCTGATATCCAATTAAGTAACAGTCATTATTGTAACAGGCAGACTGATCTTTTGAATAATCCACAGATTTCAGAATATAggacaaaacaaaaactttaaGTCCTATTTCCCAGAGAGCGATCTGACAATTTTACTAGATGAGCAAATATGGGAATATTTATCTCAGTGTGATTGATGTAACAACATTTAATGTTGCAACCAGTTCCCAAGTTATGTTGCCCATTTTATTATTCCAAATAGGATACACCCAATTGTCAAGTTCCTGAGTGAGGAGCAATGAAGTGACCCTCTTCTTTATTCACCTGTCTCCACTGCAAcaaagtccataagaccataagaccataagacataggagcggaagtaaggccattcggcccatcgagtccactccgccattcaatcatggctgatgggtatttcaactccacttacccgcattctccccgtagcccttaattccttgtgacatcaagaatttatcaatttctgcattGAAAACATTTAgtgacccaacctccactgcactctgcggcaatgaattccacaggcccaccactctctggctgaagaaatgtctccgcatttctgttctgaatttaccccctctaattctaaggctgtgtccacgggtcctagtctcctcgcctaacggaaacaatttcctagcgtccaccctctccaagccatgtattatcttgtaaagtCGTTTTGATAAAATCCCCTCCCTAGTCAATATCTTTCTCCCAGAACAAATGAATTTCCATGTGAAAAAGtgtcaatttaaccaggctttctagAGTTAATGAAAGAGTGAGAATTCTTCTTTACTAACcacaagaagaaataataatgcaatgCACATATATCAGTAATGAGAAGGaagtacaaaaataaaatataaGTTAAAAGATACACAAATCAGCCTGTGGGTCATAGAgtcctagtcatagagatgtacagcatggaaacagacccttcggtccaacccgtccatgtcaaccagttatcccaacctaatctagtcccacctgccagcacaatgcccatatccctccaaacccatccttttcatatacacatccaaatgcctgttaaatgttgcaaatgtaccagcctcctccacttcctccggcaggtcattccatacatgtaccatcttctgtgtgaaaaagttgccccttaagtctcttttatatctttcccctctcacctaaacctatgccctggactccttgaccccagggaaaagactttgtctatttaacctatccatgcccctcataattttgtaaacctctataaggtcacccctcagccgccaacactccagggaaaatggatCATGTGTGAAGATAATGGAATCCTGAGAATTGAGCAGTTGATTCCAGGATTTGCAGATTGTGTGAAATTATTTTATCATGTTTCCTTTGAACTAGCTTACTGATTGGCTTCCAGCACTGAGAGTGAGAGAGTCTTACCTGCTGACTAGTTTCCAGGATGCAGAATGAGAGAGTCCTTTCCTATGAATGCAGGACGAACTACTGGATAGTCCTCCAACTATTACTTTCACAGCACACTAACACTTAAACTCATACTTGTACACACAAGTACCTCAGCCCACCAGGACACACCTGCAAGCGTTGGAGGTTGTTTTTAACCCAAGTCCCTGTGTATTCTTGAAAAGGGAAAACACAAACATATCTCTCACCCAAATAGCTGTCTTTCATCATATTCACAGTCTGAGATACTCATAGAAAATTACTGTTCAATTTGTAGTGTATTTCTCTTCTTAAAGCTTCATTGACACCTTCGTGTAGCTTTCCAGGGCTCCACTATGAATAGCCACATAAATTACATGTGCAATTCTTTTGTGACTGGATTTCccctattttaaatgttgcaattaaaagTTTAATATATCCATAGGTGAACCAGAGTTTGATCTGTAGTCATGACACTAACAGAAAGTAGTGAGAGGAAGTTTTCTAATAAAAGTCAACTAGCTATTTTCTGACATTCATATCTATAAAAAAATCTTATAATGtaagtttttgaaaaaaataggGCAATATTGACTGTGTGTGATAGTTAAATTGGGTGATAGAGTCAGCCTGTTTTATAACTCCACTGAAATCCATTCAAAGTGATGCAAAAGCAAACAAATTGATAACTCAATCTCACCTGTTTTATACCAGCACATAAGTCAAGATTAATCCCATTGAACTGCAGCTCTCTCTGGGCACAAGAGTGACTGGAGTAACTTTACATATTTGTGTACTTATGATTTATTTATTGGACAGTTTTTGCTGTGCCATCATTCTTGTTAGAAAACACCATATATGTTGTGTTACAGGAATACACAGAAAATATCCTATTGTGTTTAAGGTATAATTCAGAGAAGGGGATATGTTACTTTTTTCCACTGTGTTTGGGGGTGAGCTCCCCTTCACTTCTATCACACGGCTGAGTAGAAATCCTCCTGCATTTGGGGTACAAGGGAAAGATGTCCAAGTCAATACTCATGATGTTTGGCTCAATATCGAATGCATTTTCCATAGCCATCAAGTCCTAGAGTGAGCCTTGAGCCCAGGTTTTCTGGTTCCGAGGCAGAAACACTATCCATTATAATATTAGACCTCCAACTCAAAGCTACCTTCAGGATTTATCCCAGTATGTGTTTATTTCTTCAGTGGTCTTAAACTTGCTGGGATGCTGACTGTTGTATTTTCAGGATCCTGTTCTGTTTTTAGCCATTCGGTAAGATTTTGATGATGCTGCTGGAATTTCAAAACCAGACTATCCTGTCATCCTGACTCTGGAAACAGTTTGGGGATTGCAGGAAAAGGTGGACCAGACAGAGTGCTGGTAGAATAATCCCAGCTGTTATGCAACAGACAACTATAAAACAGAGCTTTGTTTAAAGGAAAAGAACAATGTATCCGAAATAGAAGTGTGACagtatgattttttaaaactaacagattCACCTGGTTGAATGTAAGATGCAGAATGAATCTTGCTGactatgtttgtttgttttctattGCAGGTGCGTGGGAGAATGATAGACTGCATCAGTAACATCATGTTTTACACAATGTCATCATGCTGCCAACAGTTTCTGGGTCTGACCCTGATGGTTTTAATTACACGATCAACAGTGAGCTGCCCAGCTCGATGTGAATGTGCGGCTCAAATtagatcagtggtgtgccacagaaaGCGGCTGACAGCTATTCCAGACGGCATTCCCACAGAAACGAAAATACTTGACCTGAGCAAAAATAGACTGAGGTGCATCAACTCAGGGGACTTGGCAGCATTTCCTCTCTTGGAAGAGATTGACCTGAGTGAGAATATCATCACAAACGTCGAACCCGGAGCTTTCAGCAACTTATTCAACCTGAGGTCCCTGCAGCTTCGTAGCAACCAGCTGAAACTGATCCCAACCGGGGTGTTCAGCAGACTAAGCAACTTAACCCGCCTGGATCTCAGTGAGAACAAGCTGGTGATTCTCCTGGATTACATGTTCCAGGATTTGAGGAATTTGAAACACCTGGAAGTTGGGGACAATGATCTTGTCTACATCTCCCAGCGGGCCTTCAGTGGCTTGGTGAGTCTGGAGCAGCTCACCATCGAGAAATGCAACCTGACCTCGATTTCTGCTGAATCCTTGTCCTACCTGCAGAGCCTGATCACACTGAGGCTGCGCCACCTCAGCATCAGCTTTCTGGAAGAGCAGAACTTTCGGAAACTGTACAACTTGAAAGAGCTGGAGATTGACTACTGGCCACTTCTTGACACCATGACTCCCACAACCCTGTACGGCCTGAACCTCACGTTTCTCTCCATCACTAGCACTAACCTTTCCAGTGTCCCCTCTGGGGCCTTCAGAAATCTGATCTATCTCCAATTGCTGAACCTGTCCTACAATCCTATCAGCAGCATTGAATCGGGCTCTTTCCGTGATTTAATCCGCCTCCAGCACTTGTACATTGTCAGCACTATGCTCGCCACCATCGAGCCGCATGCTTTCCTCGGCCTGAGGCAATTAAAAGTGCTGAACGTCTCCAACAACTTCTTGGTGACCCTGGAAGAGAGCACTTTCCAGTCGGTGGCCACCCTGGCGGTGCTGCGTTTGGATAGCAACCCACTGTCCTGTGACTGCCGCCTCCTGTGGCTCCTGCACAGGAGGAAGACGCTGAGTTTTGAGGGCAGCCAGCCGGTCTGCGCCTCCCCAGCAGATATCCAGGGCAGCGAGTTGAAAGACTTCGAGGACTCCGCCGTCCACAGCTATTTCACCTGCCAAAAGCCCAAAATCCGGGACAGGAAACCTCAGCGAGTCACCGCTGGGGAAGGGCAGACAGTCTATTTCACTTGTAGGGCTGATGGGGAACCAGCTCCTGTTATCATGTGGGTCTCTCCCCAGAGGAGGATGATCACCAGTAAAAGTAACGGCAGAATAACGATCCTGCCCAGTGGTACCCTGGAGATCCGCTTTGTCCAAGTCCATGACAGTGGCACTCACATCTGCATCGCGAGTAACGCCGGAGGCAATGATACCTCATTCGCTGTGCTGACTGTGAAGGGACGGCCAGCAGACGGTGCCCTGTATGCTAACAGGACAGCATACCTCACAGAGTTCAACGAGACTGCGTTCAACGACACACAGGTGTTCCTGAAGTTCACACTTGACGTGAAAACCATCCTGGTCTCCACCGCCATGGGGTGCATCACCTTCTTAGGGGTGGTGCTGTTCTGTTTCCTGCTCCTGTTTGTGTGGAGCCGAGGAAGGGGCCACCACAAAAACAATTTCTCCGTTGAGTACTCGTTCCGCAAGGTCGATGGCCCAACAGTTAGTGGCGGACAAGGAGGAGCGAGGAAATTCAACATGAAGATGATTTAAGTCAACTTAACTCAACGTGAAACGGACCCTGTGTGTAAACTAGGGGTGACAGTTTTTTCATGGTCAACACTGAGTGATCATTTAACTCATACAAACCTGCTTATCATGTTATAATAATAAGCATAACTGATACGGTGTGAATTAATCTTCATTGATGGCTCAAATAAGAGCTGAGAGTTGCATGCTGTAGATCGTCCCCCAGTCCTTTGACTGGCATGGCTCATTGTAATGCATCATTACCTACTTAACACACTAAAACTTTTCTTTCAGGATGGAAATTGGTTCAGGTATGAACGCAGCGGCGGCGGGGACCATCATACTGAGACAGATGCAAAACAGCAACAGAAGAACCTCCTTCTGATCCTCTGGCCTTAGTAAAAGACAGACAGGGCTAGCAGCATTGGTATAGAGAAAACAATTAGTCTACATGAAATAAAAAGGTCCAGAATGGCTCGTTCAGAAGTGAAAAGGGCTAGATAGGCAGTGGGTTTAACATTGGTAAAACAAAAAGGAGAGAAGCAAATGGAATAGATGGTAATTGTACTCCCATATaaaatctttgaagagaaaatgaggtctgcagatgctggagatcagagatggaaatgaagggctaatgcccgaaacgtcgattctcctgttccctagatgctgcctgacctgctgcgcttttccagcaacacatttccatctcccatATAAAATACTAAGGGAGTTTTAATGGCATAACAGAAGAGCAATTGATGTATAGTGGACATGAATAGAATTGTTAAGGGGTACTTTGAGTACAGCTGACCCCTATTTTCTGCTATTAACAACATCATGCCTAGTCTGCATAGAATTCTTTTCCTTACATCCATTAGCATTCCTTTTACCTTCTTTTTGGGGACACATTTGTCATTTATTCCATTTGCTCTTTCGACTTTTGTTGACTGTATAAAACCTACCACTATTCCagcccatttcaattccaaaGAAATTTCATGtccatattggactcaaaaagttgactgtttttctctatctccagatgctgctggatctgctgagtttctgcagcatcttttgttttgattttggatctccagtgtctgcagtgctTTGCTTTTAAATGCTTCCCTTTCTGGAAGCTGCCTCCAACAGACCATTTGACCACTGGCTTGGCTGCTTCAATGTACCTAACAACTACCTACAGCACATCTGTTGCAGTCTAGCCAGCTCTGATTTAGCAAAGGGATTTAAAACTTATGTTGAATGAGCAGAAAAGCTGGCATCTATTCTTGGCAGATACCCTTAAACAATGAAGAGGC harbors:
- the LOC122565300 gene encoding leucine-rich repeat and immunoglobulin-like domain-containing nogo receptor-interacting protein 2, with the protein product MIDCISNIMFYTMSSCCQQFLGLTLMVLITRSTVSCPARCECAAQIRSVVCHRKRLTAIPDGIPTETKILDLSKNRLRCINSGDLAAFPLLEEIDLSENIITNVEPGAFSNLFNLRSLQLRSNQLKLIPTGVFSRLSNLTRLDLSENKLVILLDYMFQDLRNLKHLEVGDNDLVYISQRAFSGLVSLEQLTIEKCNLTSISAESLSYLQSLITLRLRHLSISFLEEQNFRKLYNLKELEIDYWPLLDTMTPTTLYGLNLTFLSITSTNLSSVPSGAFRNLIYLQLLNLSYNPISSIESGSFRDLIRLQHLYIVSTMLATIEPHAFLGLRQLKVLNVSNNFLVTLEESTFQSVATLAVLRLDSNPLSCDCRLLWLLHRRKTLSFEGSQPVCASPADIQGSELKDFEDSAVHSYFTCQKPKIRDRKPQRVTAGEGQTVYFTCRADGEPAPVIMWVSPQRRMITSKSNGRITILPSGTLEIRFVQVHDSGTHICIASNAGGNDTSFAVLTVKGRPADGALYANRTAYLTEFNETAFNDTQVFLKFTLDVKTILVSTAMGCITFLGVVLFCFLLLFVWSRGRGHHKNNFSVEYSFRKVDGPTVSGGQGGARKFNMKMI